The genomic window ATTGGCCTGGTCGTTGAAGATTGGGCCATTTGCTGGTTTAAAGCATTTCATACGTAATTTGCTTTATTAGTTCTATGAGCCTATTTTATCATGCcaaaattattgaattatatGTTGGAAAATTGTTTGCAACATGTTTGTATGCCAAGTTTATATGTATCTTTACATCACATTTAAAGTGTATATGCAtcagtttcttcttcttttgcaTTAGGTAGTATATTAGGTAGTATATTGTTTGCTATTTCCTGTTGTGATGCTTCCTGTTTTGAGTAGTGTATTTGGCATGTCTTGTGCCAAAAAACCTTACTGGAAAATAGATTGAAAAACCTCAAATTGGTTAACAAACATTTTGAATACAATTATGCTTCATTACAATACAACAACACATGTAGCAGCAATACTTATGATATCTGATATTTGTAGGTGAATATTATGGAAATTGGAAAAGCATGAGTTTTAACTTTCTatgttgattttcttctttttagttTAGCTTTCGTAATTTGTAATACTTGTATTCTATTGTATATTTTAAATAGTATGCATATGAttatatcttatgacatttctgTCATAGAAGTGACAACTGATTTTGAGAAGTTTTCTAAACTGTAGCAAATTCAGTTGCAAATCAATCGTTGGCGAATGCTCCTACATGGTCAATACAGACTCATCCTGTGTCATTAGCTAGAAATGTATCAGAAAACAAGGCGCCGCCTGCTCATAACTCTGTCAAGGTTGAAGGAACTGCTGGTGCAACTACTATATCAAGGGCAAGTCCACAAGTAACAACAACTCAGAGCATTAGACCATTTATTACTCAAATGGGACCTGGAAATATGTCTAGCATGCACCAGCCATTGCAGGGTGGAAACATGGTTCAACCTCCTATGATTCCTAGTCACTCTGATATTGCAAAGGTTGTTCAGAAATTGTTACTACCGAAGGTTCCTGACCATCCTACATGGACTCCTCCGTCAAGGGATTATATGAGTAAGACTTTCACATGTCAGACTTGTGAGCTCCCTGTCAATGAGGTTGATTCTGTTCTTATGTGTGATGCTTGTGAAAAGGGATTTCACTTGAAGTGTCTGCAGCCAGCGGTCATTAGAGGAATTCATAATAGAGTTGATTGGCACTGCATGAGGTGCTTGAGTTTAAGCGGTGGAAAGCCTTTGCCTCCAAAATATGGCCGTGTGATGAGATCCTCAATTACATCACCAAGTTTTCCCTCTAATACAGCTGGTATTCAATCATCTTCAGAGAAGAAAGCAGAGAGCTTAGATTCAAAGGGCAGCCCACAGATGTTTACATCAAGTGGAAACTCTGTTCCAACTGTTTCCAGTGCCAATCACAATACTGAGCCGTCATTTGACTCAAATACCCCTGATATGAGAGATATACAAGGTTCCAACTTTTCATCTAGCATTGAAACCATTGATGAGAAGCCTGATCCAAGCATATGTATGAAATCTGCTGTTTGTAGTGCTAACACTGGCTTGCAGGGTGAAAGTTATGCTGAACAAATAGATTCAAAGGCTTTGACTTGTAAAGATACTTCAGAATCTGAAACTCTTCCTAAATAATCTGAGCCAGCTAACTGTGAAAATTTGCAACCAGCACAAGATTCTCAAGCTGGGATAACAGTGTCACACGACAATGCTGAAATATCATCAGATAGACATGTTAGCAGTAGTTTGACAATTAGTAATCAAAAGGAATCTCATGGAGGAGAAAATATAACTACTGATATCAACCACAATGACCTAGATGTTCCACAGCCAAATTCTGTCGGAGTTTCTGGAACTAATACTGAAGGTATTCAGCACTCTGCTTTATCTTCAGATAGCTCACATGCTGTAAAATGGATTGGTGAGAAAAAGTATTATCAATCTTGCTGCATTGATGGAAAAACATATAGGCTGCAGGGTCATGCTTTTTTCACATCCCACCATGGCAAATTAACACCTTCTAAACTTCAGGCAAGCAAATTATCATGCATTCTGTCGTAATCTAGCAGTTGGTTTTATCATACTTTTATAAATTCACCAATGAAATTGCCAAGGgcatatgaatataaaaaagcTGTGCTTCCTATATGCTTGTGCAAAATTGTgtcattataaaatttatagaaCTTTAACAAAAAGACttatttctatttaattttcAGTCTATGTGGGAGGATTCCAAAACTGGGGTGAAGTGGGTTAAGGCAACCAAGTGCTACCTCCCTTATGATTTGCCGGGGAATATCGGTCATCCTTGTATATCTGAAGTCAATGAGGTAACTATTTTTTGTACATCTTCAAATAAAATTGGTGTGTCTCTTTCTTCTTAAAGGGATACCGATTCATTCTTGCAATTGTGAAATTTTGTCATCGGTATCTTAGCAATCAGTTTTTCCCTAAAGTTACATTGATTTTGGTCATGCACAGTCACACACCTGTACTCTATAAACAACTGTTGATTAGTTGGAGATATAACTGTGATATATGATGagattttcattcatttatatCATCTatgtaaatagtattttttttttttggtatataacTGATGCCGTTAGGAGAGATTATAGAACAAATTGAATCCCTATTATTTTTTGTACAACCACTATTTCTCTATAAATTTTTATGACCGAGAGTTATTCTCTCAAGGAAATTCAATAACAAATTCCAGTTGCGTTCAGAGCTCACATCTGTCTGGCTTGATGAAACCCTAGTGTCCCAAGCCGGAAACCCTACCACCAAGGTCAGGATGTCAGCACTAGTCCCCAAATCATACGATGATATATtcatttccttatttcttccaTGTAAGTAATCCTAGggtataattttgacaaaattagaaGAGATTATTGTAAGATTTAATCCCGACAATCaaggaattaatattataattgtACAACTTTACATCTATAAATTCATATGGATGAAAAGTTATCTCAAAAGCAATTTCAGTAACCATTTGAGTGTAACCTCTACAGTAGTTTGGTTGGTGTTCCAATCAATGATAGTGCTACATACAAGTTTGTCAGGCATGTGCTATAGATCGTGAGATCAGATCTCACGTGTCATCATCCCCCAACCGTGCTGGAGTGGTGAGAAGATCGCAGAATAGGGCGGCGCGGCCTGCGCGTAGAGGAAGATCGTGAGAGCAGCGCTCTTCTCTTGTGCCGTTCAATCAAATCCAACAATAACTACTTTCTTTTTggattttgattaaataaatactaattgctaatatcattatttaaaaaatttagacacaacataataataagtaatatattagtttttagttaacaactataaaatatatatttattaattaatataagtataaaatatataaatttttagttgtaattcataattatatacatatatattattttctatgtatatatatgttttgtAGGATCTTATGATTAACCCTTTTTTCTATACTCAAACAATCTTTAGTTTAGTTACCATTTTAGAACCATATGTTGCTTGATATTTTCTTATAGAtgtcttctttttctttgttgaaGGTTTATGAATCTAATAGTGATTAGAATAGAAATTGCTAGCTCTATCCGAGGCCCTTTTGTAGTCCTTCCatacaataaatttaaacaaGAAAATGACAGAAGATCTCAATTTGGAATTGAGGCAAGTGCTAGTGTACAGCCTATTGTTTCTTTATccattgttttctgaatggtgTTTATTTCAccttgttttgttttatatttgcCTGTTTCATCCACTATACACATTTTTTCATATACTGAATGCAGACATCAAGTAGAAAGATGGTTACATTTATTTCTGAACTGTTTTTAATTATTAGTGATTACTTTATTAGATCCATTAATCAAATCTGTTAGGGGGAGCGTAGTCTATATAATCATATTAGGAGGAATAGGAGTACTCTCTTTCCAACACTCACTCTAACACTCATTCTTTTATTGGCTTAAATTAATGTCGGTCTCACACTTTGGAAATGAGTCTCACATAAATTGGTGGGATCCAAATGGATTTCACCCAATAAGAGAGTGTTCCTAGCGCTCTTCTCATATTAGTGCTTATAGTCTTTTAAGATATTCAATAGTATTTCGGTATTTTTCCACAGCTATGTTTTCTGTTCTTTGTCTTGGGAGGTTTCTTAAGGTGACTTGACTTGTTTTGCAGGTGGTTTTATGATGAAATCAAAAAGTCATTTCAACCTGTTATCAGTTGATCAGTCTCAAACATATGTTTTTGTGATTCCTACACATTGCAGTTTTGTGGTGAATATTTGACCCCTAGCATCTATTACTCTTTAACTGAAAATTCTTTAGTCTACTGGATTGATGAATCTAACGCAGTAAATCATTTGTGTGCCGCACTAAAAATTTGGGAACATTGGGCGCTAGAGCCTCTGTAAACTCGTAAACTTACCTTGTATATTCACTGCAGTTTACCCAtttaaaattgatattaaaGATTCACAATTTTGAAACATAATATACAAAAGATAGAAATATAATGAAGCAAAATTAATTGGAAATTTGGGATGATGGTTAGAAcatgtaaacaaataaaatggGGTGGTTTCAAACAGATATTAGGCTGATGCGGATACCCGGTACCCGGTACTGTCATGTACCCGGTACTGATACGggtacgtacccggtaccggtactctCCCTCAAATGGAGTACCCGTGCATCCTTATTTTTGCTGTTGAATAGACATGCCAATCATGGTTGTTTCTCTTGTTTGTGAAATCTATCAGTCAACATTATTATTAGTGTAGTCATGATGAGAAGGCCAGATGAATATTTTCGAATCTCTTGCTTGATATGTAACTCACCCGCCCGGCGCCCACCCTTTACACTGCAGGAAAACAGGTTACTTCAGAAAATGGCGCACTTTCAGACATCACCTGCAAATTGGCAAGTGATGCCAGGTTCTACTCCCACTTCTACTGTGAAGAGATTTATAAGATTGGATGTCCCAGTGGATAAGTTCCCGAGTGATACCAGGTTCTACTCCCATTCCTATTGTGAGTTGATATCTTTTCTGATCCCCTATGATAACATGATTTCATATAATTCTCCTGCTGGCGCATACAGTaatgtcaaaattttatttgataCAGTTTAACTTTGTTAGTCGAATTCTGGGACCGCGTGGAAACTCCTTGAAATGGGTTGAAGCTCTGACAGAATGTAGAATATATATTAGAGGCCAGGGCTCAGTTAAAGATTCTCTAAAGGTGAGGACTATTGAACCGTATAAAGTACATCGCGTGCAATCTGATATGTCATAATACCGGGTGAAGGACCTTGCTGGCGACACTAAAATCACCATAGTGTATAGAATTTTACTATTCTGAAGGCCATGAAAAGGCTTCAACTGTAATAATGTCAATTTGTTTTCAATGAGTTCAAAACACCACAGAAGAGTGAATTTGTTCCTCAAACACGATTTGGTAGCACTTGGTTACTTCCACAATCCATCCTTTCACTCGTTGCATATCTTCTCAACTCATAAGTCTTTCCATAAATATGCATATCTTATCAACTCCCAAGTCTTTCCATAAATATGCAACTCGACTTGTAGTAGTTATACAGGAATTTGAGTGTCTGCTTTGTAGTGGTTGCAAATACGCGATAGGTGG from Trifolium pratense cultivar HEN17-A07 linkage group LG1, ARS_RC_1.1, whole genome shotgun sequence includes these protein-coding regions:
- the LOC123888308 gene encoding uncharacterized protein LOC123888308 → MLHYNTTTHVAAILMISDISNSVANQSLANAPTWSIQTHPVSLARNVSENKAPPAHNSVKVEGTAGATTISRASPQVTTTQSIRPFITQMGPGNMSSMHQPLQGGNMVQPPMIPSHSDIAKVVQKLLLPKVPDHPTWTPPSRDYMSKTFTCQTCELPVNEVDSVLMCDACEKGFHLKCLQPAVIRGIHNRVDWHCMRCLSLSGGKPLPPKYGRVMRSSITSPSFPSNTAGIQSSSEKKAESLDSKGSPQMFTSSGNSVPTVSSANHNTEPSFDSNTPDMRDIQGSNFSSSIETIDEKPDPSICMKSAVCSANTGLQGESYAEQIDSKALTSQDSQAGITVSHDNAEISSDRHVSSSLTISNQKESHGGENITTDINHNDLDVPQPNSVGVSGTNTEGIQHSALSSDSSHAVKWIGEKKYYQSCCIDGKTYRLQGHAFFTSHHGKLTPSKLQSMWEDSKTGVKWVKATKCYLPYDLPGNIGHPCISEVNEFCGEYLTPSIYYSLTENSLVYWIDESNAVNHLCAALKIWEHWALEPL